The following coding sequences are from one Leptolyngbya sp. NIES-3755 window:
- a CDS encoding methyltransferase FkbM (similar to AA sequence:cyanobase_aa:Ava_3684) has protein sequence MSWKYQVGKTMNRSARFVAARMPVSRNFPRGKSYAYDIRRYLKDKPIQTIFDAGANVGQTSLFLSEHFLNAEIFAFEPVKETYETLVKNTLKKPNIRPVQLALGDREEEKLIELRAFSEVNTLVNSSSQVTSENTEMVKATTLDQFCQQHQIERINLLKMDVQGYELKILQGAKCFLENSLVDFIYSEVDFNKTNPECQDFDEINTFLSNYGFHFSRFYEVWCWGEDKQYFGFCNALFVNQRLIESA, from the coding sequence ATGAGTTGGAAATATCAGGTTGGCAAAACGATGAATCGATCGGCTCGTTTCGTTGCAGCACGAATGCCAGTGTCTCGAAATTTTCCTCGTGGAAAAAGCTACGCTTATGACATTAGAAGATATCTAAAAGATAAACCGATTCAAACCATTTTTGATGCAGGCGCAAATGTTGGGCAAACCAGTCTGTTTTTGAGCGAACATTTTCTCAATGCTGAAATTTTTGCGTTTGAACCTGTGAAGGAAACCTACGAAACGCTTGTCAAAAACACACTCAAGAAGCCAAATATTCGACCTGTTCAGCTTGCTTTAGGCGATCGAGAAGAAGAAAAATTAATCGAACTTAGAGCGTTTTCAGAAGTGAATACTTTAGTTAATTCATCTTCTCAGGTTACTTCTGAAAATACTGAAATGGTAAAAGCAACCACGCTGGATCAATTTTGCCAGCAGCACCAAATTGAGAGAATTAACCTACTAAAGATGGATGTTCAAGGCTATGAATTGAAGATCTTACAAGGTGCAAAATGTTTTCTTGAAAACTCGCTGGTTGATTTTATTTATTCAGAAGTTGATTTCAATAAAACGAATCCAGAATGTCAAGATTTCGACGAGATCAATACATTTCTGAGCAACTATGGCTTTCATTTCTCCCGCTTTTATGAGGTTTGGTGTTGGGGCGAGGATAAGCAATATTTTGGATTTTGCAACGCACTGTTTGTGAATCAAAGGCTCATAGAATCAGCGTAA
- a CDS encoding similar to acetyltransferase (similar to AA sequence:cyanobase_aa:gll2186) encodes MITNLALKKSQLFSPFVPDPPNRTRRAFDWALEGLRGYAALAVGFYHVLGPDLDPGFQPNRLWGYVNPGPACVLLFFVLSGYVIGLTTTADFSRQEMIRYLIRRTIRLVPIYWIAIVCSLPFATGDSWGTILGNALFLQGLIVPVITGNGALWSLSYEVVFYLLFLLIWWLRPKVITVFAIATGLCLLGWLILSSAFGIQILASFSTGFLFWLVGLWLAWKVEPSSDQKRIPLFSYLCLFIAFFHVRPFGILFQVLGWSNPQIGRVNLATVGWLPICLLLIAGVARREFPGFKWLQVICLLVPIANLIPIILRGRLFQQDFWILLAVISLLAIALWRVRIAPTALKIFAPIGQISYAFYVIHLPVMEAIRQFFPIRGTLWSYSLRLMIWFGLSIGLSILLERILQPIIRTKLTPLLIRLT; translated from the coding sequence ATGATTACCAATCTAGCCTTAAAAAAATCTCAGCTTTTCAGTCCATTTGTGCCTGATCCACCCAATCGCACCCGTCGCGCTTTTGATTGGGCACTGGAAGGGCTACGAGGATATGCTGCGCTTGCTGTTGGTTTTTATCATGTGCTCGGTCCAGACCTTGATCCAGGGTTTCAGCCCAATCGTCTTTGGGGATATGTCAACCCAGGTCCAGCCTGTGTTTTACTCTTTTTTGTACTTTCCGGATACGTGATCGGTTTAACCACAACGGCTGATTTTTCGCGTCAGGAAATGATTCGCTATCTTATTCGGCGCACGATTCGCCTCGTACCGATTTATTGGATCGCGATCGTCTGTTCGCTTCCCTTTGCAACTGGGGATAGTTGGGGAACTATTCTTGGCAATGCGCTCTTTCTACAAGGGCTTATAGTTCCTGTCATTACTGGGAATGGTGCATTGTGGAGCTTGAGTTATGAAGTCGTATTTTACTTACTCTTTCTCCTCATTTGGTGGCTGAGACCGAAAGTGATTACAGTTTTTGCGATCGCGACTGGATTGTGCTTGCTCGGATGGCTGATTCTATCCTCAGCATTTGGGATACAGATTCTAGCAAGTTTCTCGACGGGGTTCTTGTTTTGGCTCGTGGGCTTGTGGCTGGCTTGGAAAGTCGAACCGTCTTCTGATCAAAAGCGAATTCCTCTATTCAGTTATTTATGCTTGTTTATCGCATTTTTCCACGTTCGACCCTTTGGGATTTTGTTTCAAGTTTTAGGGTGGTCTAATCCCCAGATTGGGCGTGTCAACTTAGCGACGGTTGGATGGTTGCCGATTTGTCTATTGCTAATTGCGGGCGTTGCACGTCGAGAATTTCCCGGATTTAAGTGGCTGCAAGTGATTTGTTTATTGGTTCCGATCGCTAATCTGATTCCAATCATTCTGAGAGGTCGTCTGTTTCAGCAAGATTTTTGGATTTTACTGGCAGTCATTTCGCTCCTCGCGATCGCGCTTTGGCGAGTCCGGATTGCTCCTACTGCTCTGAAAATCTTTGCTCCAATTGGACAAATTTCTTATGCGTTTTATGTGATTCATTTGCCTGTGATGGAAGCGATTCGGCAATTCTTTCCCATTCGAGGAACGCTCTGGAGCTATTCGTTGCGATTGATGATTTGGTTCGGACTCTCGATCGGATTGTCGATTCTACTAGAGCGAATTCTACAGCCCATAATTCGCACAAAACTCACCCCACTGCTGATCCGTTTAACATGA
- a CDS encoding exostosin family protein (similar to AA sequence:cyanobase_aa:PCC7424_5788), with product MKIFFPSDHCPELWQRQKIEQFVADLKQQSRTVAPQCHEVVSHTEAADIFVFATHVAGFDLFNSNFYFDLRHHRFVKQFPDRCFLWDDKDFPLPILPGLYASLHQRDFDSREHRSFCYSSATNPYIEEQVHHNDIQPDLLVSFVGSISSPIRARLFEIDFQRSDVFIQKSLNLWDGLLTDDRHQVLQIEYAKLLLRSRFVLCPRGNGVSSYRLFETMQAGRVPVILAKGWVFPEGCDWEKFSLRIDERQIDQLPQLLVQYEPQAQTMGALARKAWETWFDPAIRVHAIAELIQSIQQTCPQRSYFWRSWQQRLIIARYVSRHRKGQLQRQIHRQIGTLLSGITKSGH from the coding sequence ATGAAGATCTTTTTCCCTAGCGATCACTGTCCAGAACTGTGGCAGCGGCAAAAGATTGAGCAGTTTGTTGCAGATCTAAAACAGCAAAGTCGAACGGTTGCTCCCCAATGTCACGAGGTCGTTTCTCATACAGAAGCAGCCGATATTTTTGTGTTTGCGACTCATGTTGCAGGGTTTGATCTGTTTAATTCTAATTTTTACTTTGATCTTAGACATCATCGATTTGTGAAACAGTTCCCCGATCGCTGTTTTCTTTGGGATGATAAAGATTTTCCGCTCCCAATCCTGCCAGGGCTATACGCTTCACTGCATCAACGAGATTTTGACTCGCGAGAACATCGATCGTTTTGCTATTCCTCTGCCACGAATCCCTACATTGAAGAGCAGGTTCATCACAATGATATTCAGCCCGATTTACTTGTTAGTTTTGTCGGATCGATTTCGTCACCGATTAGAGCAAGATTGTTCGAGATCGATTTTCAGCGATCGGATGTCTTCATTCAGAAGAGTTTGAATCTTTGGGATGGACTGTTAACCGACGATAGACATCAAGTTTTACAGATTGAATATGCGAAGCTCCTCTTGCGAAGTCGCTTTGTGCTCTGTCCAAGAGGAAACGGAGTCTCTTCTTACCGACTGTTTGAAACGATGCAGGCGGGTCGAGTTCCAGTCATTCTTGCAAAAGGTTGGGTCTTTCCTGAAGGATGCGATTGGGAGAAGTTTTCACTGCGAATCGATGAACGTCAGATCGACCAACTTCCGCAGCTTCTAGTCCAATACGAACCTCAAGCTCAAACAATGGGTGCACTGGCTCGAAAAGCTTGGGAGACTTGGTTTGATCCAGCAATTCGAGTTCATGCGATCGCGGAGCTAATTCAATCGATTCAACAGACCTGTCCCCAGCGCTCGTATTTCTGGCGAAGCTGGCAGCAACGATTGATCATCGCTCGATATGTGAGCCGTCATCGAAAAGGGCAACTACAGCGGCAGATTCATCGACAAATCGGAACGCTTTTATCCGGAATCACAAAATCAGGGCATTGA
- a CDS encoding glycosyl transferase group 1 (similar to AA sequence:cyanobase_aa:Cyan7425_4958), whose protein sequence is MTAALNTITLAHPAPTPFVQQVGRALYEANLLSQFATTIVYRPDHGLTKTLTTLSDRIHFDLAKQLSRRAITEFPLTLVKDHPWYEILQLCIGRVDRDRRFSDWFFHRGLNAYDHWVAQETVRSSQAVYGYETACLATFEAAKRKGIACIYDVPAPEHEFVENLLSQELQRYPELETPYRKYVKQRQAERTQRRRREWELADVVIANSEFTKASYAAAGLDVTKVRVVPYGAPPVNSAAVKEPRSQTVPTQFLWAGTFSIRKGAHYLLQAWQQLQPQQAQLQVLGSMGLPASLTADLPDSIHLSGTVPRPVLYERYRQADVLVFPTLCDGFGMVVTEAFAQGLPVITTDRAGAADLIQPGVNGLIVPAGDPDALVETLNWCMNHRAELQAMRQAALETAAKWQWSDYRRSLIENLRDGLSAAGFTL, encoded by the coding sequence ATGACTGCTGCTCTCAATACCATTACCCTCGCCCATCCCGCTCCCACACCATTTGTTCAACAAGTGGGACGAGCACTCTATGAAGCAAATCTTCTCAGTCAGTTCGCAACGACGATCGTTTATCGCCCAGATCACGGTCTGACTAAAACATTGACAACTTTGAGCGATCGGATTCACTTCGATCTCGCAAAACAACTCTCTCGTAGAGCCATCACAGAGTTTCCGCTGACTCTGGTAAAAGACCATCCTTGGTATGAGATTTTGCAACTGTGTATCGGTCGAGTGGATCGCGATCGACGATTCAGCGATTGGTTCTTTCATCGCGGGCTGAATGCTTACGATCATTGGGTTGCTCAAGAAACAGTGCGATCGAGTCAGGCAGTTTATGGATATGAAACGGCTTGCCTTGCAACATTTGAAGCAGCAAAACGAAAGGGAATTGCTTGTATTTATGATGTTCCAGCACCAGAACATGAATTTGTCGAAAATCTACTTTCTCAGGAACTTCAGCGCTATCCCGAACTAGAAACACCCTACCGCAAGTATGTGAAACAGCGACAGGCAGAACGCACACAGCGACGTAGACGAGAATGGGAGCTTGCAGATGTCGTGATTGCAAATTCTGAATTTACGAAAGCGTCTTATGCGGCGGCTGGATTGGATGTGACAAAAGTTCGAGTCGTTCCTTATGGGGCACCACCTGTGAACTCAGCGGCAGTGAAAGAACCGCGATCGCAGACGGTTCCAACACAGTTTCTATGGGCAGGAACCTTCAGTATCCGCAAAGGAGCACATTATTTACTTCAGGCATGGCAGCAACTACAACCCCAGCAAGCCCAACTCCAAGTTCTGGGATCAATGGGATTACCTGCCAGCTTGACGGCTGATCTTCCTGACTCTATTCACCTCTCTGGAACCGTTCCGCGCCCAGTGCTTTACGAACGATATCGCCAAGCGGATGTTCTCGTTTTCCCTACCCTTTGTGATGGATTTGGAATGGTTGTGACCGAAGCATTTGCTCAAGGCTTACCTGTGATTACGACCGATCGAGCAGGTGCAGCGGATTTGATTCAACCGGGAGTGAACGGGCTGATTGTTCCCGCAGGTGATCCTGACGCGCTGGTAGAAACATTGAACTGGTGTATGAATCATCGTGCAGAACTTCAAGCGATGCGCCAAGCTGCTTTAGAGACTGCCGCAAAATGGCAATGGTCAGATTATCGTCGATCGCTGATTGAGAACTTACGAGATGGGTTGAGTGCCGCAGGATTTACGCTATGA